GCGAACCCCGAGGCGACGGTGGCGAGGATGTGGGTCCGCAGGGCGGGTTCGGCGGCGAGTTTCGACCGGACGGGTTCGGGGTCGGCCCAGACGTAGCGCTCGAACAGCTCGTCGAGTTCGTCGTGGCTGTTGGCGATGAGCACGGCCTCGCCGTAGGGGTCTAGCCCCGGTCGGCCGGCCCGCCCCATCATCTGGTGGACCTCCAATACCGAGAGGGGTTGCATCCCGCCGGCTGTGCCGTCGTAGCGCCGCCAGTCGCGGACGACGACGCGCCGCGAGGGGGTGTTGACGCCCGCCGCCAGCGTCGGCGTGGCACAGACGACCTTCACGAGGCGGTCTCTGAACGCTTTCTCGACCAGTTCGCGGTGCCCGCGGGCGAGCCCGGCGTGGTGGAAGGCCGCGCCCTGGGCGACGGCGTCGGCCAGGTCGTCGCTGGTCTCGGTGTCGCTCACGTCCCGAATCTCGTCGGCCACCTCGGCGAGTTGGGCCTGCTCGTCAGCCGAGAGGTGCGGGCTGACGGTACTCCCCAGTCGGCCGGCGGCGGCCTCGGCGTTCCGGCGGGAGTTGACGAACACGAGCGTCGACCCGCCTTCCTCGACGAGGTCGCCGTCCTCGTCGTACTCGTCCTGCAGGGTATCGCGGACGATGGCGGCCGTCGGTTTCTCGTTGTTCTGCACCGCGAGTCGTCGCTGGCTGCCGTCCTCCAGGTGGAGCGCCTGGCCGTAGTGGACGCCCTTCTGTAACTCGATGGGGCGCCAGTCCGAGTCGACGAGTTCGGCATCGAGCCACTCGGCAAGTTCGCCGGCGTTCCCGATGGTCGCCGACAGCGCCACGGTCTGCAGGTCGGGGTTGAGCCGGCGGAGTTTCGCCAGCGTGACTTCCAGCGTCGGCCCACGGTTCCCGTCGTCGACGAGGTGGACCTCGTCGCTGACGACGCAGGTGAGTTCCTCGATCCACGGCGCGTCGTTCCGCACGAGCGAGTCCACCTTCTCGCTGGTGGCGACGACGATGTCCTTGTCGGCGAGCCACCCTCCGTTGGACTCGTAGTTGCCCGTCGAGACGCCCACGTCGAGGCCGTACTGCTCGAACTGCTCGAACTCGGCCTGCTTCTCGCTGGCGAGTGCCCGGAGCGGGACGATGTAGAGTGCCTTCCCACCCCGAGCGACCGACGAGAGCATCGCGAGTTCCGCCACGAGGGTCTTGCCGCTCGCCGTCGGGATGGCGGCGACGATGTTCTCGCCCTCGGTGACGCCCGCCTCGACGGCCTCGGCCTGTGGTGGGTACAGCGCCTCGATTCCGTCCGCACGAAGGTGCTCGGGCAACCAGTCGGGCACACCGGGGAGGTCCGCGACGTCCATTACCAGCCGTTAGGACCGTCCCGCGATTTAAACTGTCGCACTCCGGAGTGGAAGTGTTTCGTGTAGTTGGGATTGTAGAGACCCAGAAAGCCCCGGCCGGCTCTCTGAATCCATGACTACGAAACGGAGTACCGCCACAGAGCCAGTCGAGGGGAACGCCTTTGGCCGTCACCGACAAACGCCGGGTATGCGCATCGAGTACGACTGGGACACCTGTATCGGGATGTTCCAGTGCGTCGCGGAGTGGGACGCCTTCGAGAAGGACGAGGACGCCGGCAAGGCAGTGCTGACCGACAGCGAAGAGTGCGAGGACGACCTGTTCGTCCGCGAGATTCCCGAGGACGTCGAACTGGACGCGAAGTTCGCCGCGCGGGCCTGTCCGGTCGACGCCATCGCGGTC
This DNA window, taken from Haloarcula ordinaria, encodes the following:
- a CDS encoding ferredoxin; protein product: MRIEYDWDTCIGMFQCVAEWDAFEKDEDAGKAVLTDSEECEDDLFVREIPEDVELDAKFAARACPVDAIAVYDDDGEQVV
- a CDS encoding ATP-dependent DNA helicase; translated protein: MDVADLPGVPDWLPEHLRADGIEALYPPQAEAVEAGVTEGENIVAAIPTASGKTLVAELAMLSSVARGGKALYIVPLRALASEKQAEFEQFEQYGLDVGVSTGNYESNGGWLADKDIVVATSEKVDSLVRNDAPWIEELTCVVSDEVHLVDDGNRGPTLEVTLAKLRRLNPDLQTVALSATIGNAGELAEWLDAELVDSDWRPIELQKGVHYGQALHLEDGSQRRLAVQNNEKPTAAIVRDTLQDEYDEDGDLVEEGGSTLVFVNSRRNAEAAAGRLGSTVSPHLSADEQAQLAEVADEIRDVSDTETSDDLADAVAQGAAFHHAGLARGHRELVEKAFRDRLVKVVCATPTLAAGVNTPSRRVVVRDWRRYDGTAGGMQPLSVLEVHQMMGRAGRPGLDPYGEAVLIANSHDELDELFERYVWADPEPVRSKLAAEPALRTHILATVASGFARSRTGLLEFLEETLYASQTDESGRLERVTDDVLTYLERNGFLEIEADELGATSLGHTVSSLYLDPMSAAEIIDGLRDWKRSAGTAGTASTREADPEGGFTTASELAEEQADAADADPGEISALGLYHLVSRTPDMYELYLRSGDREEYEMELYEREDELLGPTPSEFEDERFEDWLAALKTARMLEDWATEVDEETITERYGIGPGDIRGKVETAQWLLGAAESLASEVDLDAARAISEARIRVEHGVREELVDLAGVRGVGRKRARRLFEAGIDDRATLRDAEKPVVLAALRGRRQTAENVLENAGHRDPSMDGIEPDPDVTVIDTGRADDPDDPEETAEDQSSLGDF